A genomic region of Rhodococcus pyridinivorans contains the following coding sequences:
- a CDS encoding IclR family transcriptional regulator — protein MPEVLPTPTSVMDRLDLLLEPFRDTDGLTLTELCRRTGFARSSAHRMLLQLVRVGWMRRSGTTYHLGPKIVELGALAQAHDRIHSAALRSMYALHRETGLAVHLTVLDNDQVVYLEKVSGAQVTDSTWAGQRRPAEDTVAGLALLARRDGSHPALTGSNGHSIVGGVVHGGECFRHAVAAFAAGDGEIAALSLAGPVEASREDAVRRLRRAADHLETTLTA, from the coding sequence ATGCCCGAAGTCCTCCCCACCCCCACATCCGTCATGGACCGCCTCGACCTGCTGCTCGAACCGTTCCGCGACACGGACGGCCTCACCCTCACCGAGCTGTGCCGACGGACAGGCTTCGCCCGTTCGTCCGCTCATCGGATGCTTCTCCAACTCGTGCGGGTCGGGTGGATGCGTCGCAGCGGCACCACCTATCACCTCGGCCCGAAGATCGTCGAGCTAGGCGCCCTCGCGCAGGCACACGACCGCATCCACAGCGCCGCTCTCCGCTCGATGTACGCGCTGCACCGCGAGACCGGACTGGCCGTCCACCTGACCGTCCTCGACAACGATCAGGTCGTCTACCTGGAGAAAGTGAGTGGCGCGCAGGTCACCGACAGCACGTGGGCGGGCCAGCGGCGCCCTGCCGAGGACACTGTCGCCGGCCTGGCACTGCTGGCCCGACGCGACGGATCCCACCCCGCCCTGACGGGCAGCAACGGGCACTCGATCGTCGGCGGTGTCGTACACGGGGGCGAGTGCTTCCGGCACGCCGTCGCCGCCTTCGCTGCGGGCGACGGCGAGATCGCCGCGCTGTCGCTGGCCGGCCCGGTCGAGGCGAGCAGGGAGGACGCGGTCCGGCGGTTGCGTCGGGCAGCCGACCATCTGGAGACGACTTTGACCGCGTGA
- a CDS encoding Rieske 2Fe-2S domain-containing protein, with product MTVPQERIEIRNIDPGTNPTRFARGWHCIGLAKDFRDGKPHQVKVFGTDLVVFADTAGKLHVLDAFCRHMGGNLARGEIKGDTIACPFHDWRWNGQGRCEAVPYARRTPKLGRTKAWTTMERNGVLFVWHCPQGSEPTPELAIPEIEGYEDGQWSDWTWTTIHVEGSHCREIVDNVVDMAHFFYVHFQMPEYFKNVFDGHIAGQHMRSYGRDDIKTGVQMDLPEAQTISDAFYYGPSFMLDTIYTVSEGTTIESKLINCHYPVTNNSFVLQFGTIVKKIEGMSEEQAAEMATMFTDGLEEQFAQDIEIWKHKSRIENPLLTEEDGPVYQLRRWYNQFYVDLEDVTPDMTQRFEFEVDTSRALESWHKEVEGNLAGSAE from the coding sequence ATGACCGTCCCCCAGGAGCGGATCGAGATCCGCAACATCGATCCAGGTACCAACCCCACCCGCTTCGCGCGCGGATGGCACTGCATCGGCCTCGCCAAGGATTTCCGTGACGGAAAGCCGCACCAGGTCAAGGTGTTCGGCACCGATCTGGTGGTCTTCGCCGATACGGCCGGAAAGCTGCACGTGCTCGACGCCTTCTGCCGGCACATGGGTGGGAACCTCGCGCGCGGCGAGATCAAGGGCGACACCATCGCCTGTCCGTTCCACGACTGGCGCTGGAACGGACAGGGCCGTTGTGAGGCCGTGCCGTACGCGCGGCGTACCCCGAAGCTCGGCCGCACCAAAGCATGGACGACGATGGAGCGCAACGGTGTTCTGTTCGTCTGGCACTGCCCGCAGGGTAGTGAGCCCACTCCCGAACTCGCGATCCCCGAGATCGAGGGCTACGAGGACGGTCAGTGGAGCGACTGGACGTGGACGACCATCCACGTCGAGGGGTCGCACTGCCGGGAGATCGTCGACAACGTCGTCGACATGGCGCACTTCTTCTACGTGCACTTCCAGATGCCCGAGTACTTCAAGAACGTCTTCGACGGGCACATCGCCGGCCAGCACATGCGCTCCTACGGGCGCGACGACATCAAGACCGGTGTGCAGATGGATCTGCCGGAGGCGCAGACCATCTCGGATGCTTTCTACTACGGTCCGTCCTTCATGCTCGATACGATCTACACGGTCTCCGAAGGCACGACCATCGAGTCGAAGCTGATCAACTGCCACTACCCGGTCACGAACAACTCGTTCGTGCTGCAGTTCGGCACGATCGTCAAGAAGATCGAGGGCATGTCCGAGGAGCAGGCCGCCGAGATGGCGACGATGTTCACCGACGGTCTCGAGGAGCAGTTCGCCCAGGACATCGAGATCTGGAAGCACAAGTCCCGCATCGAGAATCCGCTCCTCACCGAGGAGGACGGTCCGGTCTACCAGCTGCGTCGCTGGTACAACCAGTTCTACGTCGACCTCGAGGACGTCACGCCGGACATGACGCAGCGTTTCGAGTTCGAGGTGGACACCTCCCGTGCGCTCGAGTCGTGGCACAAGGAGGTCGAGGGGAACCTCGCAGGTTCGGCGGAGTGA
- a CDS encoding cytochrome P450/oxidoreductase — protein MTSQSIGTVLDTPQPAAESRCPIDHTAFTSPTGCPVSPRAASFDPFTGPYQVDPAASLRWSRDEEPVFYSPELGYWVVTRYEDVKAVFRDNELFSPSIALEKITPTSDEANAVLARYGYAMNRTLVNEDEPAHMPRRRALMEPFTPAALAHHEPMVRRLTREYVDRFIDAGHVDLVDEMLWEVPLTVALHFLGVPEEDMDTLREYSIAHTVNTWGRPAPEQQVAVADAVGKFWQFAGTVLDKMRKDPSGHGWMPFGIRVQQEQPDVVTDSYLHSMMMAGIVAAHETTANASANALRLLLEHRDVWEEICADPSLIPNAVEECLRHSGSVAAWRRLVTADTTINGVAIPAGAKLLIVNSSANHDERHFDQADDFDIRRDNASDHLTFGYGSHQCMGKNLARMEIQIFLEELTRRLPHMELVPDQEFTYLPNTSFRGPDHVWVRWDPSRNPERADPTVLSRQQPVKIGEPSKNTIARTMAVTDLEPVADDTLLITLRDTSERPLPKWSAGSHIDLDCGTVSRQYSLCGDPNNRTTFQIAVLHDHESRGGSRWIHTELTVGDTLRVRGPRNHFKLDPDAKWYVFVAGGIGITPVIAMADQVKAAGGDYEIHYAGRSRTSMAFLDRLARDHGDRVRLYPGDEGTRMDLPALFAEPEEGTQVYSCGPERLLSALGEATAHWPDDTLHVEHFSSTLEELDPSKEHGFEVVLKDSGITVPVAADQTVLQALRAANIDAQSDCEEGICGACEVPVLDGEVDHRDLVLTKAERAAGKTMMTCCSRACGDKLTLQL, from the coding sequence ATGACGAGTCAGTCGATCGGCACCGTCCTCGACACCCCGCAACCCGCCGCGGAGAGCCGCTGCCCCATCGACCACACCGCCTTCACCTCCCCTACCGGCTGCCCCGTCTCCCCGCGCGCCGCATCGTTCGATCCCTTCACCGGGCCGTACCAGGTGGACCCCGCCGCATCTCTGCGTTGGTCGCGTGACGAAGAGCCAGTCTTCTACAGCCCCGAACTCGGGTACTGGGTGGTCACGCGCTACGAAGACGTCAAAGCCGTCTTCCGCGACAACGAACTCTTCTCGCCTTCGATCGCTCTCGAGAAGATCACCCCGACCTCCGACGAGGCGAACGCTGTTCTGGCCCGATACGGCTATGCCATGAACCGCACTCTCGTCAACGAGGACGAACCGGCACACATGCCGCGACGGCGAGCGCTGATGGAGCCCTTCACTCCCGCCGCGCTCGCCCACCACGAGCCGATGGTGCGCCGGCTGACCCGCGAATACGTCGATCGTTTCATCGATGCCGGTCACGTCGACCTCGTCGACGAGATGCTCTGGGAGGTTCCGCTCACCGTCGCCCTGCACTTCCTCGGTGTGCCCGAGGAGGACATGGACACCCTGCGCGAGTACTCGATCGCACACACCGTCAACACGTGGGGACGTCCGGCTCCCGAGCAGCAGGTCGCCGTCGCCGATGCCGTCGGGAAGTTCTGGCAGTTCGCGGGCACCGTTCTCGACAAGATGCGGAAGGATCCCAGCGGGCACGGCTGGATGCCTTTCGGCATCCGCGTTCAGCAGGAACAGCCGGACGTCGTCACCGACTCCTACCTGCACTCGATGATGATGGCCGGCATCGTCGCCGCGCACGAGACGACCGCCAACGCCTCTGCGAATGCCTTGCGGCTGTTGCTCGAACATCGCGACGTGTGGGAAGAGATCTGCGCCGACCCGAGCCTGATCCCCAACGCGGTCGAAGAATGCCTGCGTCATTCCGGATCGGTAGCGGCGTGGCGGCGTCTCGTCACCGCGGACACCACGATCAACGGTGTCGCCATTCCTGCCGGGGCGAAGCTACTGATCGTCAACTCGTCCGCGAACCACGACGAACGCCACTTCGACCAGGCCGACGACTTCGACATCCGGCGCGACAACGCCAGCGACCATCTCACCTTCGGGTACGGCAGCCACCAGTGCATGGGAAAGAACCTCGCGCGCATGGAGATTCAGATCTTTCTGGAAGAACTGACCCGTCGCCTGCCCCACATGGAACTGGTCCCGGATCAGGAATTCACCTATCTGCCCAACACCTCGTTCCGCGGACCCGATCATGTGTGGGTTCGCTGGGATCCGTCACGCAACCCCGAAAGGGCCGATCCGACGGTGCTGTCCCGTCAGCAACCGGTCAAGATCGGCGAACCGTCGAAGAACACCATCGCTCGCACGATGGCCGTCACCGACCTCGAACCCGTCGCCGACGACACACTGCTGATCACCCTGCGCGACACGAGCGAGCGGCCGCTTCCGAAATGGTCCGCCGGATCGCACATCGACCTCGACTGCGGCACGGTCTCACGCCAATATTCGCTGTGCGGTGACCCGAACAATCGCACCACCTTCCAGATCGCGGTCCTGCACGACCACGAGAGCCGGGGCGGATCCCGGTGGATCCACACCGAACTCACTGTCGGCGACACCCTGCGCGTGCGCGGTCCCCGCAACCACTTCAAGCTCGACCCCGACGCGAAATGGTATGTCTTCGTCGCCGGCGGCATCGGCATCACCCCGGTGATCGCGATGGCCGACCAGGTCAAGGCCGCCGGCGGCGACTACGAGATCCACTACGCCGGGCGCTCGCGTACCTCGATGGCGTTTCTCGACCGTCTCGCACGCGACCACGGCGATCGGGTCCGGCTCTATCCCGGCGACGAAGGCACCCGCATGGACCTTCCCGCTCTCTTCGCCGAACCGGAAGAGGGCACGCAGGTGTACTCGTGCGGTCCCGAGCGTCTGCTCTCCGCACTCGGCGAGGCCACCGCACATTGGCCCGACGACACCCTGCACGTCGAACACTTCTCCTCCACGCTCGAAGAACTCGATCCCTCCAAGGAGCACGGCTTCGAGGTGGTGCTGAAGGATTCCGGCATCACCGTCCCGGTCGCTGCCGATCAGACAGTGCTCCAGGCACTTCGAGCCGCCAACATCGACGCGCAGAGCGATTGTGAGGAAGGCATCTGCGGCGCATGCGAGGTACCTGTCCTCGACGGCGAGGTCGACCACCGCGACCTGGTCCTCACCAAGGCCGAGCGCGCAGCCGGAAAAACCATGATGACCTGCTGCTCCCGCGCATGCGGCGACAAGCTGACCCTCCAGCTGTGA
- a CDS encoding TetR/AcrR family transcriptional regulator — protein sequence MDPQERKRQILDRSAEIFARKGVTATTIREIADAVGVYSGALYHYFPSKEAIVTELIREYITDLNERCREVLARSLPPVERLEAFTQIALETSEDYHGATSIWRREGEYMRERVVEADMVSSADAMQVAWREAIRDGIAEGVFRTDIDPETFRELIYDAVWHASRWYRPGPDRTLADLSRTIVSLFVDGFRRRDE from the coding sequence GTGGACCCGCAGGAGCGAAAGCGGCAGATACTCGACCGGTCGGCGGAGATCTTCGCCCGCAAGGGGGTCACCGCCACAACCATCCGCGAAATCGCCGACGCGGTCGGTGTCTACTCCGGAGCGCTCTACCACTACTTCCCATCCAAGGAAGCGATCGTCACCGAGCTCATTCGCGAATACATCACCGACCTCAACGAACGATGCCGCGAGGTGCTCGCTCGGTCGCTACCGCCGGTCGAGCGACTCGAGGCCTTCACACAGATCGCGCTGGAGACCTCCGAGGACTATCACGGCGCGACCTCCATCTGGCGACGCGAAGGCGAGTACATGCGCGAGCGCGTCGTCGAGGCCGACATGGTCTCCTCGGCCGACGCCATGCAGGTCGCGTGGCGAGAGGCCATCCGCGACGGCATCGCCGAAGGCGTCTTCCGTACCGACATCGATCCCGAGACGTTCCGGGAACTTATCTACGACGCGGTCTGGCACGCCTCCCGCTGGTACCGGCCCGGACCGGACCGCACCCTCGCCGATCTCTCGCGCACCATCGTGTCGTTGTTCGTCGACGGGTTCCGCCGACGCGACGAGTGA
- a CDS encoding MFS transporter translates to MTTIEQSGTPSVPPDSGTPTTRTPFKRVLAGSMAGAVLEWYDFAIYGILAATVLGPLFFPSGNPVASLLMALATQGLGFVARPLGGIVFGHLGDKFGRKPILVATFLMLGGATAAIGLLPTYGQIGIWATVALVVLRMIQGFALGGEFGAAVILVSEYGEPKRRGFWAAWPQSGAPAGTVLATVTVGILAVVFPGDAFDDWGWRVAFLLAVPLLVIGFLIRRGVEESPVYRAAQEKAESAEDKAARKESSSIIEALRKPRPLLHGLGMRLGENIAFYVYTIFVIAYATTYFDYTRGAIVTTVAFASVCQFLGMIGGGWWSDRVGRKIAMLVPAVSLVIWAPIFFSLVHTENMTALGVGVCVGALLHGMLAGPEAAWITELFPTKYRFAGSSLVFQGSSIIAGAPAPFIAVWLVDRFSATAVIVYLVITMSITVIAVATSRETKGVDLDKLDDLY, encoded by the coding sequence ATGACCACCATCGAGCAGTCGGGTACGCCGTCCGTCCCACCGGACTCCGGCACACCGACCACCAGAACGCCGTTCAAACGGGTTCTGGCCGGCAGCATGGCCGGCGCCGTCCTCGAGTGGTACGACTTCGCGATCTACGGCATCCTCGCCGCGACCGTCCTCGGCCCTCTGTTCTTCCCCAGCGGCAACCCGGTCGCCTCCTTGTTGATGGCACTTGCGACACAAGGACTTGGGTTCGTCGCCCGTCCTCTCGGCGGCATCGTCTTCGGTCATCTCGGTGACAAGTTCGGACGCAAACCCATTCTGGTTGCAACGTTCCTCATGCTGGGAGGCGCGACCGCCGCGATCGGACTGCTCCCCACCTACGGCCAGATCGGGATCTGGGCCACCGTCGCCCTGGTCGTCCTGCGCATGATCCAGGGCTTCGCCCTCGGTGGCGAGTTCGGCGCCGCAGTGATCCTGGTCAGCGAATACGGCGAACCCAAGCGCCGGGGATTCTGGGCGGCATGGCCGCAGTCCGGAGCTCCGGCCGGTACCGTCCTGGCCACCGTCACGGTGGGCATACTCGCGGTCGTCTTCCCCGGGGACGCATTCGACGACTGGGGTTGGCGCGTCGCCTTCCTCCTCGCCGTGCCGTTGCTCGTCATCGGCTTCCTGATCCGTCGGGGTGTCGAGGAATCGCCGGTCTACCGGGCCGCGCAGGAGAAGGCCGAGTCCGCCGAGGACAAGGCTGCCCGCAAGGAATCGTCCAGCATCATCGAGGCTCTGCGTAAGCCGCGCCCGCTGCTCCACGGTCTCGGCATGCGCCTGGGCGAGAACATTGCGTTCTACGTCTACACGATCTTCGTCATCGCGTACGCCACGACCTATTTCGACTACACCCGCGGCGCGATCGTCACCACTGTCGCCTTCGCATCGGTCTGCCAGTTCCTCGGAATGATCGGCGGCGGATGGTGGTCCGACCGGGTGGGACGCAAGATCGCCATGCTCGTCCCGGCCGTGTCGCTCGTCATCTGGGCGCCGATCTTCTTCTCCCTGGTGCACACCGAGAACATGACCGCGCTCGGTGTGGGTGTGTGCGTCGGCGCGCTGCTGCACGGCATGCTCGCCGGCCCGGAAGCCGCATGGATCACGGAACTCTTCCCCACCAAGTACCGCTTCGCCGGTTCGTCGCTGGTGTTCCAGGGCTCGTCGATCATCGCCGGGGCTCCTGCCCCGTTCATCGCGGTGTGGCTGGTCGACCGCTTCAGTGCCACCGCAGTCATCGTCTATCTGGTGATCACCATGTCGATCACCGTGATCGCCGTGGCCACCAGTCGCGAGACGAAGGGTGTCGATCTCGACAAGCTCGACGATCTCTACTGA
- a CDS encoding nuclear transport factor 2 family protein yields the protein MTETTDRPISDLSAAEQLLAIHEIQQVFSARLRVMDTKQWEQYPTLHTEDVVSETWGGLPSDKQPRTGEQPGRVVGREALTRAISNFLDGPVSITSAHHGHCPEIVLESATSARGVWAMEDELWWDNDGVEESLHGWGHYHEEYRKVDGVWLISYRKLTRLREVHTPGFFSFLKRTPDPS from the coding sequence ATGACCGAGACCACGGACCGCCCGATCAGCGACCTGTCTGCGGCCGAACAGCTTCTCGCCATCCACGAGATCCAGCAGGTCTTCTCGGCCCGGCTGCGGGTGATGGACACCAAGCAGTGGGAGCAGTACCCCACCCTGCACACCGAGGACGTGGTGAGCGAGACGTGGGGCGGACTGCCCAGCGACAAGCAGCCCCGCACCGGCGAACAGCCCGGCCGTGTAGTCGGACGCGAGGCACTCACACGCGCTATCAGCAACTTCCTCGACGGACCCGTGTCGATCACCTCGGCACACCACGGCCACTGCCCCGAGATCGTCCTCGAATCAGCCACGAGCGCGCGCGGCGTCTGGGCGATGGAGGACGAGTTGTGGTGGGACAACGACGGCGTCGAGGAGTCGCTGCACGGCTGGGGGCACTATCACGAGGAGTACCGCAAGGTCGACGGTGTCTGGCTGATCTCCTACCGCAAGCTCACGCGCCTTCGTGAGGTGCACACGCCTGGCTTCTTCAGTTTCCTGAAACGAACACCCGACCCGAGCTGA
- a CDS encoding acyl-CoA dehydrogenase family protein, translating into MGQVLDRIMQHADEIRSEGLVGDEQMRLSDISAKHLRDSGIIRMLQPKEFGGSEAHPREFAETVMSIGALDGATGWVAGIVGVHPWELTFFDTKAQEEIWGDDNDMWMASPYAPMGVAVPVDGGYILNGRWSFSSGTDHCGWVMIGAAVGDKDGNRTGQVLHVLLPRSDYEIDADSWNVIGLRGTGSKDLIVKDAFLPEYRTIDADIVLSGNGWRHAGRDETLYKFPFSYIFPLGITSSLIGMTEGALACYVAAQKERVQVTGVPIKEDPYVLFAISEAAAEISASRLALLETVDRFWDKTDRGEEISFEERAIGRRTQISSAWRAVRAMDEIFARAGGAAVHLKTPMQRFWRDAHVGLTHAIHVPGMIYHSAALTQLGGDPQGPYRAMI; encoded by the coding sequence ATGGGTCAGGTATTGGACAGGATCATGCAGCACGCGGACGAGATCCGCAGTGAAGGCCTCGTCGGCGACGAACAGATGCGGCTGTCGGACATCTCGGCGAAGCACCTGCGCGATTCCGGCATCATCCGCATGTTGCAGCCGAAGGAGTTCGGCGGCTCGGAAGCCCACCCCCGCGAGTTCGCCGAGACCGTCATGTCCATCGGTGCTCTCGACGGTGCGACCGGCTGGGTGGCCGGCATCGTCGGTGTGCACCCGTGGGAGCTCACCTTCTTCGACACGAAGGCCCAGGAAGAGATCTGGGGCGACGACAACGACATGTGGATGGCGTCGCCGTACGCACCGATGGGTGTCGCGGTGCCCGTCGACGGGGGTTACATCCTCAACGGCCGCTGGTCGTTCTCGTCGGGTACCGACCACTGTGGTTGGGTCATGATCGGCGCTGCAGTCGGCGACAAGGACGGCAACCGCACCGGGCAGGTCCTGCACGTGCTGCTCCCCCGCTCGGACTACGAGATCGACGCGGACAGCTGGAACGTCATCGGGTTGCGCGGCACCGGGTCGAAGGATCTGATCGTCAAGGACGCGTTCCTGCCCGAGTACCGCACGATCGACGCCGACATCGTCCTGAGCGGAAACGGCTGGCGGCACGCGGGTCGCGACGAGACGCTGTACAAGTTCCCCTTCTCGTACATCTTCCCGCTGGGCATCACCTCGTCGCTGATCGGCATGACCGAGGGTGCGCTGGCCTGCTACGTCGCCGCACAGAAGGAGCGCGTTCAGGTCACCGGTGTCCCCATCAAGGAGGACCCGTACGTCCTGTTCGCGATCAGCGAGGCAGCCGCCGAGATCTCCGCGTCGCGGCTCGCGCTCCTCGAGACCGTCGACCGGTTCTGGGACAAGACCGACCGCGGTGAGGAGATCAGCTTCGAGGAGCGCGCCATCGGCCGGCGCACCCAGATCTCGTCGGCGTGGCGTGCGGTGCGGGCGATGGACGAGATCTTCGCGCGTGCCGGTGGCGCGGCGGTGCACCTGAAGACGCCGATGCAGCGCTTCTGGCGCGACGCGCACGTCGGCCTGACCCACGCCATCCACGTGCCCGGCATGATCTACCACTCCGCAGCCCTCACTCAGCTCGGCGGCGACCCGCAGGGTCCCTACCGCGCAATGATCTGA
- a CDS encoding SDR family NAD(P)-dependent oxidoreductase, with the protein MAVSRMDPIVPAMPLAGATALVTGAGQGIGRGIALALAAAGASVAVVGRTATTIGATVVEIEARGGRAVPYVCDVTDPAAVDATVAEVVAQFGGLTILVNNAQTPAPGTLLELAEAVYRDGMESGPTATWRMMRACHPYLRGGGSIVNLGSAAGIRWNPSGTGGYAAAKEAIRVLTRTAACEWAADGIRVNSILPLADSVAMQEWAEREPEEAAAYASSIPLGRLGDPETDIGPAVVFLCSEAARYITGHSLPVDGGQALVR; encoded by the coding sequence ATGGCCGTGTCCCGGATGGACCCGATCGTTCCCGCTATGCCGCTGGCAGGTGCCACAGCTCTCGTGACCGGCGCGGGTCAGGGTATCGGGAGGGGGATTGCGCTCGCGCTCGCCGCCGCCGGAGCCTCGGTCGCCGTGGTGGGTCGTACCGCAACGACGATCGGCGCCACTGTGGTCGAGATCGAAGCTCGGGGTGGTCGTGCGGTGCCGTACGTGTGCGACGTAACCGACCCGGCAGCGGTGGATGCGACCGTCGCCGAGGTGGTTGCACAGTTCGGTGGACTCACAATCCTGGTCAACAACGCGCAAACACCCGCTCCGGGAACGCTGCTGGAACTCGCCGAAGCCGTGTACCGCGACGGTATGGAGTCCGGTCCGACCGCCACTTGGCGGATGATGCGGGCCTGTCATCCGTACCTGCGTGGCGGTGGATCGATCGTCAATCTCGGGTCGGCGGCCGGCATCCGGTGGAACCCCTCCGGTACGGGCGGATACGCCGCTGCGAAGGAAGCGATCCGGGTTCTCACCCGCACCGCCGCCTGTGAGTGGGCGGCGGACGGCATCCGCGTCAATTCGATTCTGCCGCTCGCCGATTCGGTAGCCATGCAGGAGTGGGCGGAACGCGAGCCGGAAGAAGCGGCCGCGTACGCGAGTTCGATTCCGCTCGGTCGACTCGGCGATCCCGAAACCGACATCGGGCCCGCCGTCGTCTTCCTGTGCAGTGAGGCCGCCCGCTACATCACGGGCCACTCACTCCCGGTGGACGGTGGTCAGGCGTTGGTGCGCTGA
- the bphC gene encoding biphenyl-2,3-diol 1,2-dioxygenase produces MTELRGLGYLRIQTQDVPRWRALLLDGLGMAEGTGPEADGFYARVDERRSRIQVLPGHSDKALAVGWEVRDEFALQRVREAVEKSGRTVEVLSHKEATYIDAEGAIAFEDPAGTRLEVFFGPVLDHSPVVTRFGGRWVTDGLGLGHVVLPTANFAETYEFYTQVLGFLPRGSIRLDEDGLVRVRFLGINERHHSLALCPAPPNEEPGLVHLMTEVDTLDAVGQALDRVNKLDFSISSTLGRHTNDKMISFYVRAPGGWDLEFGTEGMLVDERHYTSEEITADAYWGHDQSGSEPLKAFLPPTA; encoded by the coding sequence ATGACTGAACTGAGAGGTCTCGGTTACCTCCGCATCCAGACCCAGGACGTGCCGCGCTGGCGCGCCCTGCTGCTCGACGGGCTCGGCATGGCCGAGGGGACGGGCCCCGAGGCCGACGGCTTCTACGCCCGCGTCGACGAGCGCCGCTCGCGCATCCAGGTGTTGCCCGGCCATTCCGACAAGGCACTGGCCGTGGGCTGGGAGGTGCGTGACGAGTTCGCGCTCCAGCGCGTGCGTGAGGCCGTAGAGAAGTCGGGACGCACCGTCGAGGTGCTCTCGCACAAGGAAGCAACCTACATCGACGCCGAGGGCGCCATCGCGTTCGAGGATCCGGCCGGAACCCGCCTCGAGGTGTTCTTCGGTCCGGTGCTCGACCACAGTCCGGTCGTGACGCGGTTCGGTGGACGCTGGGTGACCGACGGCCTCGGCCTGGGGCACGTCGTACTGCCGACGGCGAACTTCGCCGAGACGTACGAGTTCTACACGCAGGTGCTCGGTTTCCTGCCGCGCGGCTCGATCCGTCTCGACGAGGACGGTCTCGTGCGCGTCCGATTCCTCGGCATCAACGAGCGGCACCACAGCCTCGCGCTGTGCCCGGCTCCGCCGAACGAGGAGCCCGGACTGGTGCACCTGATGACCGAGGTCGACACGCTCGACGCGGTCGGTCAGGCGCTCGACCGGGTGAACAAGCTCGACTTCTCGATCTCGTCGACGCTCGGCCGGCACACCAACGACAAGATGATCTCGTTCTACGTTCGTGCACCCGGAGGCTGGGACCTGGAGTTCGGCACCGAGGGCATGCTCGTCGACGAGCGTCACTACACGTCCGAGGAGATCACCGCGGACGCGTACTGGGGCCACGACCAGTCGGGATCCGAGCCGCTGAAGGCGTTCCTGCCACCCACTGCCTGA
- a CDS encoding IclR family transcriptional regulator gives MTLDDEFSNAFIARVAGLLDEFHTGNRLTLSELSTRTGLPRSSTHRLLTQLIEHGWVSKRGKTYALGRTPLEWGALARNHDRLHRAAHPVLHDLHSATGLVVHLAVLDGGDVRYVDKIGRGPLVLPSRIGGRQPAHRTALGKALLAHTRLHASPPATGCTHPAAPRAENLLPRNEIARIRERHVAHEREESAPGVACVAAPIGNGQICVGALSVTGHVDTVDTVGLATPVRLAARAVWRALSPSDSRPHLGRSVGQRTNA, from the coding sequence ATGACACTCGACGACGAGTTCTCCAACGCCTTCATCGCCCGCGTGGCCGGACTGCTGGACGAGTTCCACACCGGCAATCGGCTCACCCTCTCCGAGCTCTCGACTCGCACGGGTCTGCCACGCTCGTCCACCCATCGCTTGCTCACCCAGCTCATCGAGCACGGCTGGGTGAGCAAGCGCGGTAAGACCTACGCTCTCGGACGCACACCCCTCGAATGGGGCGCGTTGGCGCGGAACCACGACCGCCTGCACCGAGCAGCCCATCCCGTCCTGCACGACCTGCATTCGGCGACGGGTCTCGTCGTGCATCTGGCCGTCCTCGACGGGGGCGACGTGCGCTACGTCGACAAGATCGGACGTGGACCCCTCGTGCTCCCTTCGCGCATCGGCGGACGGCAGCCGGCACATCGCACCGCACTCGGAAAAGCCCTTCTGGCCCACACCCGACTACACGCCTCTCCTCCTGCAACAGGATGCACGCACCCCGCTGCTCCGAGGGCCGAGAATCTGCTGCCCCGCAACGAGATCGCACGCATTCGCGAACGGCACGTCGCACACGAGCGCGAGGAATCGGCACCGGGTGTCGCGTGCGTGGCGGCGCCGATCGGAAACGGGCAGATATGCGTGGGAGCACTGTCCGTGACAGGTCACGTCGACACCGTCGACACCGTCGGCCTGGCCACCCCGGTCCGGCTCGCGGCGCGGGCGGTGTGGCGCGCCCTGTCCCCGAGCGATTCTCGGCCACATCTCGGTCGATCGGTGGGTCAGCGCACCAACGCCTGA